In Deltaproteobacteria bacterium HGW-Deltaproteobacteria-18, the following proteins share a genomic window:
- a CDS encoding lipid A biosynthesis acyltransferase: MARARLGRNMELTTQWWLLAIGFTGQGFFFMRFFWQWVVSEREKKSVIPISFWYFSLLGSFFLLTYAILRKDIVFIVGQSTGSIIYIRNLYLIHRERKRLQSNG; this comes from the coding sequence ATGGCGCGGGCGCGCCTTGGGCGGAACATGGAATTAACGACACAGTGGTGGTTGCTGGCTATCGGTTTTACGGGCCAGGGCTTTTTTTTCATGCGTTTTTTTTGGCAGTGGGTCGTCTCCGAGCGGGAGAAGAAAAGCGTCATTCCCATCAGTTTCTGGTACTTCAGCCTGCTGGGCAGCTTTTTTCTGCTGACCTACGCCATCCTGCGCAAGGACATTGTTTTCATTGTCGGCCAGTCGACGGGTTCCATCATCTATATCCGGAACCTCTATCTGATCCACCGCGAACGCAAGCGGCTCCAGAGCAACGGATAG
- a CDS encoding phosphatase PAP2 family protein, with protein MRQDALRSCPLDNSARIHQTGRTKEEYMFFHTPDWEMALFRWINQSWQNPLFDYLMPLFSSSAFLWALAIALVAFGLRQGRVSMVVVLALAASIGVSDLTCSLIKDSVGRMRPYKSIGETRYQDSGSWATLPKDFTTTRQRGSSFPSAHAANSAAAALVLFGTFRKKAIWALPLVVGCSRIYLGKHFPMDVLAGWATGLAVAGAMLPLYPLLWSRLRSRWIR; from the coding sequence ATGCGTCAAGATGCATTGCGCTCTTGTCCGCTGGACAATTCCGCCCGCATCCACCAAACTGGCCGGACCAAGGAGGAGTACATGTTTTTTCATACCCCTGACTGGGAAATGGCCCTGTTTCGGTGGATCAATCAGAGCTGGCAAAACCCGCTTTTCGATTATCTCATGCCCCTGTTCTCAAGCTCGGCCTTCCTGTGGGCTCTGGCCATAGCCCTGGTCGCCTTCGGCCTCAGACAGGGGCGCGTGTCCATGGTCGTCGTGCTGGCCTTGGCCGCGAGCATCGGCGTCTCCGACCTGACCTGTTCACTGATCAAGGATAGCGTCGGTCGAATGCGCCCTTACAAAAGCATTGGGGAAACCCGCTACCAGGATTCGGGATCATGGGCGACCCTGCCGAAGGATTTCACGACCACCAGGCAAAGGGGATCGTCCTTCCCGTCTGCCCACGCCGCAAACTCCGCAGCGGCTGCTCTCGTCCTTTTCGGCACATTCCGCAAGAAGGCAATTTGGGCTCTTCCGCTGGTGGTCGGCTGTTCGCGGATCTATCTCGGAAAACACTTTCCCATGGACGTTCTGGCGGGCTGGGCTACGGGACTGGCCGTGGCCGGGGCCATGCTCCCGCTCTATCCGTTGCTCTGGAGCCGCTTGCGTTCGCGGTGGATCAGATAG
- a CDS encoding single-stranded DNA-binding protein, whose product MSTYKDFQAKSVDQAIEDACRFYAVERDALEIEIVSGGSSGIFGLGAKKATIRAKRRRLNPVAEEPFVNAVAEPVHAVPAPTPVLNEKECLAGDDISIEADAAIDFDEEDEPRPVTTLSPEEMVRLEADIRTIMTALLKPIAINVALAIDVASSPVTVHIDDQDNSGLIIGRDGQTITALQYLANRIVSKSWPQSPRIQLDAGDYRQKQEEQLLGIAQFLSEKAKKSGRVQSTRPLSSFHRRVVHMALQDDRGVQTRSKGEGHMKRVLILPVKRGKPAGRPPKRQEAVQARQS is encoded by the coding sequence ATGAGTACATACAAGGATTTTCAGGCCAAGAGCGTGGATCAGGCCATCGAGGACGCGTGTCGCTTTTACGCCGTTGAACGTGACGCACTTGAAATTGAAATCGTCAGTGGCGGATCCTCCGGAATATTCGGCCTTGGTGCCAAGAAGGCAACCATTCGCGCAAAAAGGCGTCGCCTGAACCCTGTCGCGGAAGAGCCTTTCGTAAATGCGGTGGCGGAGCCGGTGCATGCCGTTCCTGCACCCACCCCGGTTTTGAATGAGAAAGAATGCCTGGCCGGAGACGATATATCCATTGAGGCCGATGCCGCCATCGATTTCGACGAGGAAGACGAACCTCGCCCAGTGACGACGCTTTCTCCCGAAGAGATGGTCCGGCTGGAAGCGGACATCCGTACGATCATGACCGCCCTGCTAAAGCCCATCGCCATCAACGTGGCCTTGGCCATCGACGTGGCGTCAAGTCCGGTCACCGTGCATATCGACGACCAGGACAATTCGGGTCTGATCATTGGTCGCGACGGCCAGACCATCACTGCGCTCCAGTATCTGGCCAATCGCATCGTCTCCAAGTCATGGCCCCAGAGCCCGCGCATCCAGCTGGATGCCGGGGATTACCGCCAGAAGCAGGAGGAACAGCTCCTCGGCATCGCCCAGTTTCTGTCGGAGAAAGCGAAAAAGTCCGGGCGGGTACAGAGCACAAGGCCCCTGTCTTCCTTCCACCGCCGGGTCGTGCACATGGCCCTGCAGGATGATCGTGGCGTCCAGACACGCAGCAAGGGCGAAGGCCACATGAAGCGGGTTCTCATTCTGCCGGTCAAGCGCGGCAAGCCCGCCGGCCGGCCACCCAAGCGTCAGGAAGCCGTCCAGGCTCGTCAATCCTAA
- the lpxK gene encoding tetraacyldisaccharide 4'-kinase, with product MTPDRISRLQSQFPHILGPLSKAYARIMRLRARLYASGRRVSWRPPAPCISVGNISWGGTGKTPVVSWLLDWARDEGLRPTVLTRGYGAKPPHLPYAVQLLSPPHEAGDEPLLLKRTHPQAQILVDPNRVRAGKIAARKMADLFVLDDGYQHLRVQRDLNLCLMCPRDLDVEWNRVIPAGSWREDTSALARADAFLINTMFDDDGCLETIAHIKLAILGKPIFFFRVTARGVANALTGEARDTLDGQRFLLVTAIANPDKVCQTCKTDLGEKPVRHLIYPDHHPFGISDWQAIVAAAERNNCAHIVCTPKDAVKLAPFADERLWTPQLTTSFSTAGPLSFRDWLGERFHNLPWTLHAPEKAS from the coding sequence ATGACTCCTGACCGCATATCTCGACTGCAAAGCCAGTTCCCCCACATACTGGGCCCCTTAAGCAAGGCCTACGCCCGGATCATGCGCCTGCGCGCCAGACTCTACGCTTCGGGCAGGCGCGTGTCCTGGAGGCCCCCGGCCCCCTGCATCAGCGTCGGAAACATTTCCTGGGGCGGCACGGGCAAGACCCCGGTCGTATCCTGGCTGCTGGACTGGGCCCGCGATGAGGGCTTGCGTCCCACTGTGTTGACTCGCGGCTACGGTGCCAAACCGCCGCACCTGCCCTACGCGGTCCAGCTTTTGAGTCCGCCGCATGAGGCGGGTGACGAACCGTTGCTTTTGAAGCGCACCCACCCCCAGGCCCAGATCCTGGTCGACCCCAACCGCGTCCGGGCCGGCAAGATCGCGGCCAGAAAAATGGCCGATCTCTTTGTCCTCGACGACGGGTATCAGCACCTGCGCGTCCAGCGCGACCTGAACCTGTGCCTCATGTGCCCGCGGGATCTGGACGTGGAGTGGAACCGGGTCATCCCCGCCGGATCATGGCGCGAAGACACCTCAGCCCTGGCCAGGGCCGATGCGTTTCTGATCAACACCATGTTCGACGATGACGGGTGCCTTGAGACCATCGCCCATATCAAGCTGGCGATCCTGGGCAAGCCCATCTTTTTTTTCCGGGTCACGGCCCGGGGCGTGGCCAACGCCTTGACTGGAGAGGCGCGGGATACGCTGGACGGACAACGCTTTCTGCTCGTCACGGCCATCGCCAATCCGGACAAAGTGTGTCAGACTTGCAAGACAGATCTTGGAGAAAAGCCGGTCCGGCACCTGATCTATCCCGATCATCACCCCTTCGGCATCTCCGACTGGCAGGCCATTGTCGCAGCCGCCGAACGCAACAACTGCGCGCACATCGTCTGCACTCCCAAGGACGCCGTCAAACTGGCGCCCTTTGCCGATGAACGGCTGTGGACTCCGCAGCTGACGACATCCTTCTCAACCGCCGGCCCTCTTTCGTTTCGCGACTGGCTCGGCGAACGTTTTCACAACCTACCATGGACTTTACATGCCCCCGAAAAAGCAAGCTAG
- the trmE gene encoding tRNA uridine-5-carboxymethylaminomethyl(34) synthesis GTPase MnmE, producing MNTINDTIVAIATPPGQGAIGIVRLSGSLAGEIARGLFHSSRPGFMAFRPYHLHHGQLRDAEGSFLDEVLTAFMPGPGSFTGEDVVELQCHGGGAILRRVVEECLGRGARLAAPGEFSKRAFLNSRMDLTQAEAIMELVGAPTAVAVGLAGSKLEGLLARRIGELRSGLESLRVQLCVAVDFPEDEVECLAPEELARGVAEVREAMAELGDNYDRGRCWRDGALVVLAGQVNAGKSSLMNAILGINRAIVTDIPGTTRDYLEESVQIDGLPVRLVDTAGLRASLDSVELMGIERSRELLGRADLVLLVIDSELGPGAEDLDLALNTDNLLVVANKMDLVGAKPAWLGETPWHERAVCPLSAKHGQGVPDLLAAIHRIVAATGAPEASALVPNLRQYTALARAGEELMQMLDELAGGLPYDILSVRLDTACAILSEITGEISSEEVLNAVFDGFCIGK from the coding sequence ATGAACACAATCAACGACACTATCGTGGCCATCGCCACTCCTCCCGGCCAGGGCGCCATCGGCATTGTCCGCCTGAGCGGCTCCCTTGCGGGCGAAATCGCGCGCGGCCTTTTTCATTCCTCGCGTCCGGGATTCATGGCCTTTAGGCCCTACCACCTGCATCACGGGCAATTGCGTGACGCTGAAGGGAGTTTTCTGGATGAGGTGCTCACGGCATTCATGCCCGGTCCGGGTTCGTTCACGGGCGAGGATGTGGTTGAATTGCAGTGTCATGGCGGCGGGGCCATTTTGCGCCGGGTGGTGGAGGAATGTTTGGGGCGCGGTGCGCGATTGGCCGCGCCGGGCGAGTTTTCCAAGCGCGCCTTTCTCAATTCGCGCATGGATCTGACCCAGGCCGAGGCCATCATGGAGCTTGTCGGCGCGCCCACGGCCGTGGCCGTGGGTCTGGCCGGAAGCAAGCTCGAAGGGCTGCTGGCGCGTCGCATCGGCGAACTTCGGTCCGGCCTTGAGTCCTTGCGCGTACAGCTTTGCGTGGCCGTGGATTTTCCCGAGGACGAGGTCGAGTGCCTTGCGCCCGAGGAACTGGCCCGGGGTGTTGCCGAGGTCCGTGAGGCCATGGCCGAGCTGGGCGATAATTACGATCGGGGCCGCTGCTGGCGCGACGGAGCCCTGGTGGTGCTGGCCGGACAGGTCAATGCGGGAAAGTCGAGCCTGATGAACGCGATCCTGGGGATAAACCGGGCCATAGTGACCGACATTCCGGGCACGACGCGGGACTATCTGGAAGAGTCCGTGCAGATTGACGGCCTGCCTGTGCGACTGGTGGACACGGCGGGCCTGCGCGCGTCCCTCGACAGCGTGGAACTCATGGGCATCGAGCGCAGCCGCGAACTTCTCGGTCGGGCCGATCTGGTCCTGCTGGTCATCGATTCCGAGCTTGGACCGGGAGCCGAAGATCTGGATTTGGCCTTGAACACGGACAACCTGCTCGTGGTGGCCAACAAGATGGATCTTGTGGGCGCCAAGCCCGCGTGGCTTGGGGAGACCCCTTGGCATGAGAGGGCGGTATGCCCCCTTTCCGCCAAGCATGGCCAGGGAGTGCCCGACCTGTTGGCGGCAATCCATCGGATCGTGGCCGCCACGGGTGCTCCCGAAGCCAGCGCGCTGGTGCCCAACCTGCGCCAGTACACGGCCCTGGCCCGCGCCGGCGAAGAGCTGATGCAAATGCTGGACGAGCTCGCGGGCGGACTGCCTTACGACATCCTCTCCGTCCGTCTGGACACGGCCTGCGCCATTCTGTCCGAAATCACGGGTGAGATTTCTTCCGAAGAGGTGCTCAACGCCGTGTTCGATGGATTTTGCATCGGAAAGTGA
- a CDS encoding membrane protein insertion efficiency factor YidD gives MRHAFVKILSLYQYLISPLYSPCCRFIPSCSEYARQAVLSHGIFRGMGLIIWRLLRCHPLCAGGYDPVPSPNLSKRD, from the coding sequence ATGCGCCACGCCTTCGTAAAAATCCTCTCCCTGTATCAGTACCTGATATCCCCGCTCTATTCTCCCTGTTGCCGTTTCATTCCTTCGTGCTCCGAATATGCCCGGCAGGCCGTCTTGTCTCATGGAATTTTTCGGGGGATGGGCCTGATCATCTGGCGGTTGTTGCGTTGTCATCCCCTGTGTGCCGGTGGTTACGATCCGGTTCCCTCCCCTAACTTGTCAAAGAGAGATTGA
- the rnpA gene encoding ribonuclease P protein component: MSRLAYPPSYRLKRRPQFCSCYDRGRRFFSKSFTLFVLEREDAGLSWRLGLTVSRKIGKSVRRNRVKRLVREYFRLHQHDFHLRADIVVVPKRGVCVDSMDLAQVSSELGPLMIKIVSRVGAA, translated from the coding sequence ATTAGCCGTCTAGCCTACCCTCCCTCGTATCGACTGAAGAGACGGCCCCAGTTTTGTAGCTGTTATGACCGGGGCCGTCGTTTTTTTTCAAAGAGTTTCACCCTCTTTGTGCTCGAGCGGGAAGATGCCGGACTGTCCTGGCGTCTTGGGCTTACGGTGAGCAGAAAAATTGGCAAGTCCGTGCGGCGCAATCGGGTCAAGCGTTTGGTCCGGGAGTACTTCCGGCTTCACCAGCATGATTTTCACCTGCGCGCGGACATTGTTGTGGTGCCCAAGCGGGGCGTTTGCGTGGATTCCATGGACCTTGCGCAGGTGTCCTCGGAACTTGGTCCACTGATGATTAAAATCGTGTCCCGGGTTGGAGCGGCCTAG
- a CDS encoding 50S ribosomal protein L34, protein MSKRTYQPSTTKRKRSHGFLVRSRTKNGQAVLRRRRAKGRKRLAV, encoded by the coding sequence ATGAGCAAGAGAACATATCAACCGAGCACCACCAAGCGTAAGAGAAGTCACGGATTTCTGGTTCGTTCACGGACCAAGAACGGTCAGGCCGTGCTGCGCCGCAGAAGAGCAAAGGGAAGAAAAAGATTAGCCGTCTAG
- the rnr gene encoding ribonuclease R, protein MPPKKQARQTKFSKKNLLTALHQAGAPLRSKNIFDLFDADASLKKVIKSTLAQMVESGEIVQMGKSYGLLDNLPRMTGILDVRRSGVGYLISEDKKQKDLFIHSNNFGGAWPGDKVVAVIDSSRKKDSPEGRVVEVLDRATRELLVRVSRRIHQDSYFCHPTDSRMPFYTVVDTSGIPNPEKGDILSVAPVEEQEKGLWRCTALRRLGEERDLATQELLVKTGYFIPEVFPVPALRQAEALPGVPSPEDWAGRNDLRKLTLVTIDGETAKDFDDAVYVERQENGYRLIVAIADVAHYVPEGSPLDVEAMARGNSYYFPLSVEPMFPEALSNGLCSLRPLVPRLAMVVDTPYSLDGEPGAPRLYNAVIMSQARLTYNQVQDALNGSPDQDTSPLLPMLRDAEELAKIFMKRRMDRGCLDFDIPEAQVRVVEDIISVHAGTRLFSHRLIEEFMIAANERVAEYMGARQRVFPYRIHPQPDEKKLETLLRMLSHTSLVDRLPKEMNQMGLQQISHAAKGTDIEYLVNRLILRTMMQAQYSPDNDGHYGLASIAYCHFTSPIRRYADLLVHRSLKRLLAGEPEKMSVGDVQGICEGLNALERKAMEAEREIQKRSAILALEDRIGETMRGVVSGVADFGFWVELLDMPVDGLVRLATLDDFYVFDPERQDLLGQRTGKTFAMGQTLNVVLEAVSLERVEINFTLP, encoded by the coding sequence ATGCCCCCGAAAAAGCAAGCTAGACAAACCAAATTTTCCAAGAAAAACCTACTTACCGCCCTGCACCAGGCCGGTGCGCCCCTGCGCAGCAAAAACATCTTCGATCTGTTCGACGCCGACGCCTCCCTCAAGAAGGTTATCAAATCCACGCTGGCCCAGATGGTCGAGAGCGGCGAGATCGTCCAGATGGGCAAGAGCTACGGGCTCCTGGACAACCTGCCGCGCATGACCGGAATCCTCGACGTGCGCCGCTCGGGAGTTGGCTACCTCATTTCCGAAGACAAAAAGCAGAAAGATCTCTTCATCCATTCCAACAATTTCGGCGGAGCCTGGCCCGGCGACAAGGTCGTCGCCGTGATCGACAGCTCGCGCAAGAAGGATTCTCCGGAAGGGCGGGTCGTCGAGGTTTTGGACCGCGCCACGCGCGAGCTCCTGGTCCGGGTCAGCCGGCGCATCCATCAGGACAGCTATTTCTGCCATCCCACGGACTCCCGCATGCCTTTCTACACCGTGGTCGATACCAGCGGCATTCCCAATCCCGAAAAAGGCGACATCCTGAGCGTTGCACCGGTCGAGGAACAGGAAAAAGGACTTTGGCGCTGTACGGCCCTGCGCCGTCTGGGCGAGGAGCGGGATCTGGCCACCCAGGAATTGCTCGTCAAGACCGGCTACTTTATTCCCGAAGTCTTTCCGGTTCCCGCGCTGCGACAGGCCGAAGCCCTGCCAGGCGTCCCATCGCCCGAGGACTGGGCGGGTCGGAATGATCTGCGCAAGCTCACGCTTGTGACCATCGACGGCGAGACGGCCAAGGATTTCGACGACGCGGTCTACGTTGAACGACAGGAGAACGGATACAGGCTGATCGTAGCCATTGCCGACGTGGCGCACTACGTGCCCGAAGGCTCGCCGCTGGACGTCGAGGCGATGGCACGGGGCAATTCCTATTATTTCCCGCTTTCCGTGGAGCCCATGTTCCCTGAGGCCCTCTCCAACGGACTGTGCAGCCTGCGGCCGCTAGTGCCGCGACTGGCCATGGTCGTGGACACGCCCTACTCGCTTGACGGCGAACCCGGCGCTCCGCGGCTCTACAACGCCGTGATCATGAGTCAGGCCCGTCTTACCTACAACCAGGTGCAGGACGCCCTTAACGGCTCGCCGGACCAGGACACGTCCCCGCTTCTGCCCATGCTGCGCGACGCCGAGGAACTGGCCAAAATCTTCATGAAGCGGCGAATGGATCGCGGATGCCTTGATTTCGACATCCCCGAGGCACAGGTCCGCGTGGTCGAGGACATCATCAGTGTCCACGCCGGTACCCGCCTCTTCAGCCACCGCCTGATCGAGGAATTCATGATCGCGGCCAACGAACGCGTGGCCGAGTACATGGGCGCGCGACAGCGCGTCTTCCCGTACCGCATCCATCCGCAACCCGACGAAAAGAAGTTGGAAACCCTGCTGCGCATGCTCTCGCACACAAGCTTGGTAGACCGACTGCCCAAAGAAATGAATCAGATGGGTCTGCAGCAGATCTCTCATGCGGCCAAAGGCACGGACATCGAATATCTGGTCAACCGCCTCATCCTGCGCACCATGATGCAGGCGCAGTATTCGCCGGACAACGACGGTCATTACGGACTGGCGTCCATCGCCTATTGCCATTTCACCTCGCCCATTCGCCGATACGCGGATCTTCTGGTGCACAGATCCCTGAAACGATTGCTGGCTGGTGAACCGGAAAAAATGAGCGTGGGAGACGTGCAGGGTATCTGCGAAGGGCTGAACGCCCTAGAAAGAAAGGCCATGGAAGCGGAGCGGGAGATTCAGAAGAGATCGGCCATCCTCGCACTGGAGGACAGGATCGGCGAAACCATGCGCGGGGTTGTTTCAGGAGTGGCCGATTTCGGCTTCTGGGTGGAGCTTCTGGACATGCCCGTGGACGGTCTGGTGCGGCTCGCCACCCTTGACGACTTCTACGTCTTCGACCCGGAACGCCAAGACCTCCTCGGCCAGCGTACGGGCAAAACCTTCGCCATGGGGCAGACTCTGAACGTGGTGCTCGAAGCCGTGAGCCTGGAGCGGGTGGAGATCAACTTCACGTTGCCCTGA